The proteins below come from a single Candidozyma auris chromosome 3, complete sequence genomic window:
- a CDS encoding mRNA-binding phosphate metabolism regulator, with product MNYSNKVACPLFDSSEIGFKAPTHDDNSTRGVFHCTRHTLELLEMATCLAKPTKFLNISCDPNIWSSLHNGTPLDGAKNITLLHTLPSMNESTLSSIEEEDSTYNESDESPPTSPESSEIAIYPAKTRHHIPVKGSFHVPAGSRFFVVKSFSAEDVEASLKYNIWTSTNLGNKRLNKAYEEKEDASVFLFFSVNGSMKFSGVAKMEDKVDFSSTSNVWAEESRWTSVFPVSWLVVKDVPNRKLKHLLIPKNENKPVTNSRDTQEVPLNVALEMLEIFLE from the coding sequence ATGAACTACTCTAACAAAGTGGCATGTCCGCTTTTCGATTCATCAGAGATTGGCTTCAAGGCACCTACCCATGATGATAACTCGACGCGTGGGGTGTTCCACTGTACGAGACATACCCTTGAGCTACTCGAAATGGCCACGTGTTTAGCAAAACCTACAAAATTCTTGAATATCTCCTGTGACCCAAACATTTGGTCTTCCCTCCACAACGGAACTCCTTTGGACGGTGCTAAGAATATTACATTGTTGCATACGCTTCCTAGCATGAACGAATCGACCCTCAGCAGcattgaggaggaggattCCACCTACAATGAATCGGATGAGCTGCCGCCGACGTCACCAGAGTCTCTGGAGATCGCCATCTACCCTGCAAAGACTCGTCACCACATCCCTGTGAAGGGTCTGTTTCATGTGCCTGCTGGGTCCAGGTTCTTTGTCGTGAAGTCCTTCAGCGCCGAGGACGTGgaggcttctttgaagtaCAACATTTGGACTTCGACAAATTTAGGTAATAAGAGACTAAACAAGGCCtacgaggagaaggaagacgCCTCCGTgttcctctttttcagtGTGAACGGGTCAATGAAGTTTAGTGGTGTAGCCAAAATGGAGGACAAAGTTGACTTTTCCAGCACCAGCAACGTATGGGCAGAAGAGTCGCGTTGGACCAGTGTGTTCCCAGTGTCGTGGTTGGTCGTCAAAGACGTGCCCAACCGCAAGCTAAAACACTTGCTTATCCCCAAGAACGAGAACAAGCCGGTGACAAACTCGAGAGACACTCAAGAGGTGCCCTTGAACGTAGCTCTTGAGATGCttgagatttttttggagTGA
- a CDS encoding putative monooxygenase — protein MLSKRSAIQASRQLSSSRVALEGSKKKAKSKAHEYIPENVEYGSLSKAQKAFLDRVVRVDQAGELGANYIYMGQYAVLSTKFPHLKPVLQHMWDQEIHHHDTFNKLQHERRVRPSLLTPLWKIGAIGIGAGTALISKEAAMACTVAVETVIGGHYNQQLRVLMNQFNIPIYDKETKRMLTPEEITKEIETSPELADLKSTISTFRDDELEHLDTAVEHDADKAVPYMLLTETIKLICRGAIWTAERI, from the coding sequence ATGTTATCGAAGCGATCAGCGATCCAGGCTCTGCGCCAGCTCAGCTCTTCTCGAGTTGCTCTTGAAGgatccaagaagaaggcaaagTCCAAGGCTCACGAGTACATACCCGAAAATGTCGAGTACGGTTCCTTatcaaaagcacaaaagGCCTTCTTGGACCGTGTTGTCCGTGTGGATCAAGCAGGCGAGCTTGGGGCCAATTACATCTACATGGGCCAATATGCTGTGCTCTCAACGAAGTTCCCACATTTGAAACCTGTCTTGCAACACATGTGGGACCAAGAGATACACCACCACGACacattcaacaagctccaGCATGAACGTCGTGTGAGACCGTCTCTTTTGACTCCTCTCTGGAAGATTGGTGCTATTGGTATCGGTGCCGGCACTGCACTCATAAGTAAAGAGGCTGCCATGGCATGCACTGTAGCCGTGGAAACGGTGATCGGTGGTCACTACAACCAGCAGCTACGGGTACTCATGAATCAGTTCAACATACCTATCTACGATaaagaaaccaaaagaaTGCTTACACCTGAGGAAATTACCAAGGAGATCGAAACGTCACCCGAATTAGCCGATTTGAAGAGCACTATCAGCACATTTAGAGATGATGAGTTGGAACACCTAGACACGGCCGTGGAGCACGACGCTGACAAGGCTGTTCCCTACATGTTGCTCACAGAGACCATCAAATTGATTTGCAGAGGTGCCATCTGGACTGCAGAAAGAATCTAG
- the NUF2 gene encoding kinetochore-associated Ndc80 complex subunit NUF2 — protein sequence MIGRSDGSTLGGARMYNRNKDAFPLLDFKELSICLQTMEFTASEELISRPTSQYIKTLFEQFVDIFMGLSIQSTEELSNDLLRRNNGFSHDSHPEDEQNNGRFDAKKDDTSQSIPLMILFRCSLAFLEKCGVHDFNIMDLKKPDSQRIRRILSAVINFARFREERMKDCEPIAQVCEELSEDARKVESEIVSVQNEIDKLREQVGENNEGNKKSTLAQLNNYNSKLQAELKNLEKASTQLQLEHAQYKEQKNGLLDQFKDLHWLVEKEALDVEKYKSFMLINASELNTILDDLKKSLEDAEQELRAGEIKLQNRSKTIESIKTTEDELKNILTIVQSIIDDLVRLEEVRTAIDKQLASRDKEITNIEEIETSIRESERFLKNHEEKIQNTNKLASKKREDAKHRLKILEEEYARLTDERGVREKKMDQNRLIIKSLEEDISKMKAAFEREKRDIETAITRLNAHIRSYLSDMNNV from the coding sequence ATGATAGGCCGCTCAGACGGTTCGACTCTTGGTGGGGCCCGCATGTACAATAGGAATAAGGACGCATTTCCCTTACTTGAtttcaaagagctctcGATATGCCTCCAAACAATGGAGTTTACCGCCAGCGAGGAGCTCATTTCCAGACCAACGAGCCAATACATAAAAACACTATTTGAGCAGTTTGTTGATATATTCATGGGTCTTTCCATACAACTGACAGAAGAGCTATCGAACGATTTACTAAGAAGAAATAATGGCTTCAGCCATGATTCGCATCCAGAAGACGAACAGAACAACGGGCGATTCGATGCTAAGAAGGACGACACCTCGCAACTGATCCCATTAATGATCTTATTTCGGTGCTCCTTGGCATTTCTTGAGAAGTGTGGTGTTCATGATTTCAACATCATGGACCTCAAGAAACCAGATTCCCAGCGGATACGACGAATACTAAGTGCTGTGATCAATTTCGCCCGTTTCCgtgaagaaagaatgaAAGATTGTGAGCCAATTGCGCAGGTTTGTGAAGAACTTTCCGAAGATGCTAGAAAAGTTGAGTCTGAAATCGTCCTGGTGCAGAATGAGATCGACAAGCTCAGGGAACAGGTAGGGGAAAACAACGAGGGAAATAAGAAGTCTACGCTAGCTCAGCTAAATAATTACAATTCCAAGCTACAAGCGGAGCTAAAGAATTTGGAGAAGGCGTCAACTCAACTTCAACTAGAACACGCCCAGTACAAGGAACAGAAGAATGGTCTCCTAGATCAATTTAAAGACCTACATTGGTTGGTAGAAAAAGAGGCACTCGATGTCGAGAAGTATAAGAGCTTCATGTTGATTAATGCCAGTGAGCTCAATACCATTCTTGACGATCTCAAGAAAAGTCTTGAGGACGCTGAGCAGGAACTTCGAGCAGGTGAGATCAAGCTTCAGAATCGCTCAAAAACCATTGAATCTATCAAAACCACGGAAGATGAGCTTAAAAACATTCTTACAATTGTGCAGAGTATTATTGACGACCTTGTTCGCTTAGAGGAAGTAAGAACTGCAATTGATAAACAATTGGCGCTGCGGGATAAAGAAATCACCAATATTGAGGAGATCGAAACACTGATACGAGAATCCGAAAGATTTCTCAAAAATcacgaagaaaagattCAGAATACCAACAAGCTAGCATCGAAGAAACGCGAGGACGCCAAGCACAGGTTAAAAATACTAGAAGAAGAATATGCTCGTCTTACCGACGAGAGGGGTGtaagagaaaagaagatggaTCAAAACAGACTTATCATAAAAAGTCTAGAGGAGGACATCAGCAAAATGAAAGCAGCCTTCGAGCGCGAGAAACGCGACATTGAGACTGCTATTACTAGGCTAAATGCTCACATCAGGTCATACTTGTCTGATATGAACAATGTATAA
- the SGE1 gene encoding Sge1p — MGNTNVKDSQVAKKVKEKFIQSDAGDGTKATEQYIHGYRLAFTLFSIVASLFIAALDQTIVATILTEISEEFGNFDKVGWLTSGFLLSTACFMPSYGKISIAFGRKYTLIAGIIVFEIGSIVAALATGMAMLIGGRVIQGIGGGAIQSMVVVVLSESVPINKRPLAMALIGITFSVASVAGPFIGGAFASHVTWRWCFWINLPIGGFALVMLTLAFRPPTPKGGLRPKLKKIDYLGTFLFSTGLVLLLLALTFGGNEFPWKSAAVICCFVLGGIITIIFIYYNFMLSKNPLIPKEVVVVPKILMATSTAIFNFCFFMGIVTYLAIYFQVIWQASPWKSGIDMLPFIITVSLASVFNGVFMRFTRYVKITMVASGVLGPLGVGLFLILGRHTPLSQRIGLLIPAGVSVGLMFQSSMMSAQLEAPGRVAGSMILVTIFINSMKTIGGVVGVVTSQLMLTARGQIYLADVVASNRDISNLSPRLIIQSPAMIWDFPEPAKDQALDAFMKALKDVFYLNFAYACLAFIFSLFTTNKKIPSKSQIAHTDEDDQQPKEDAATDSSKSSDRTLSTDAVKLQNETGQETV; from the coding sequence ATGGGGAACACTAATGTTAAAGATTCACAAGTagcaaagaaagtgaaagaGAAGTTCATTCAAAGTGATGCAGGCGATGGCACCAAGGCCACGGAACAGTATATCCACGGATATCGGTTGGCTTTCACGTTGTTCAGCATAGTCGCCAGCCTTTTCATCGCTGCCTTAGACCAGACTATTGTGGCGACCATCTTAACAGAAATCAGTGAGGAGTTTGGCAATTTTGATAAAGTAGGCTGGCTCACGTCGggatttcttctttctacGGCTTGCTTTATGCCGCTGTACGGTAAGATCTCCATAGCTTTTGGAAGGAAGTATACTCTTATTGCGGGCATCATAGTGTTTGAGATTGGCTCAATTGTGGCTGCGTTGGCAACAGGTATGGCCATGCTAATTGGCGGCAGAGTAATCCAAGGTATTGGCGGAGGTGCCATCCAGTCTATGGTTGTGGTGGTGCTCTCTGAGTCTGTGCCTATAAACAAGAGACCACTTGCTATGGCATTAATAGGTATCACTTTTTCTGTGGCTTCCGTCGCGGGGCCCTTTATTGGTGGTGCGTTTGCCTCTCACGTCACTTGGAGATGGTGTTTTTGGATCAACTTGCCTATTGGTGGCTTTGCATTGGTGATGCTTACCTTGGCTTTTCGTCCTCCTACACCGAAGGGTGGCCTTCGAccaaaactcaagaagataGACTATCTTGGCacatttctcttttccacCGGTCTTGTGCTTTTACTTTTGGCGCTTACATTTGGAGGTAACGAATTTCCCTGGAAATCGGCCGCCGTCATTTGCTGCTTTGTCTTGGGCGGTATTATCACCATCATATTTATATACTACAACTTCATGTTGTCTAAAAATCCTCTTATACCAAAAGAGGTGGTTGTGGTACCAAAGATCCTCATGGCCACCCTGACggccatcttcaacttttgcttctttaTGGGCATTGTTACTTACTTGGCCATTTACTTCCAGGTTATTTGGCAAGCTTCTCCATGGAAGTCCGGTATTGATATGCTCcctttcatcatcaccgTCTCTTTAGCCTCGGTATTCAATGGTGTCTTCATGCGTTTTACGAGGTACGTCAAGATAACCATGGTCGCTTCAGGAGTATTAGGCCCTCTTGGTGTTGGTTTGTTTCTCATTCTTGGAAGACATACCCCACTCAGTCAGCGTATTGGTTTGTTGATTCCGGCTGGTGTGTCTGTTGGTCTTATGTTCCAGAGTTCTATGATGAGTGCCCAACTAGAGGCCCCCGGCCGCGTTGCTGGCTCCATGATTTTGGTCACTATATTCATCAATTCGATGAAGACAATTGGCGGTGTCGTTGGAGTTGTCACATCTCAGTTAATGCTCACAGCTAGAGGTCAAATCTACTTGGCTGACGTTGTGGCTTCAAATCGTGATATCTCTAATCTCTCGCCCAGACTTATCATCCAATCACCTGCAATGATTTGGGATTTTCCTGAGCCTGCTAAGGATCAAGCACTTGACGCTTTTATGAAGGCACTCAAGGACGTGTTCTATCTCAACTTCGCATACGCATGTCTTGCCTTCATCTTTTCACTCTTTACaaccaacaagaagattcCAAGCAAAAGCCAAATTGCTCACACGGATGAGGATGACCAGCAGCCGAAGGAGGACGCAGCTACTGATTCTTCGAAAAGCTCAGATCGTACCTTATCCACGGACGCAGtcaagcttcaaaatgagACAGGGCAAGAGACAGTATAA
- the GPR1 gene encoding Gpr1p translates to MSRPNYKRWLLWAGTLATRENDHISNQADLFSHYQISVQRSLAISSSSISIFFCLAAIYCFLAIDPRRLVFRHHLIAFLLLFDLLKAFILLLYPARVLTHPTAYANQRFCQVVGFFTTTAIEGADLAILTFALHTLLLIFKPNLSVKVSNSGRVEGGMYKYRYYVYGLSFVIPLFMASLAYIGVGYQSFVCWCYLPQQPVWYRLVLSWVPRYCIIVIIILIYGLIYYYVLKEFKALGGVFTTMQHHNTRDSNVKPSFFSSLKFFFINVKDGIYDKFFVPNSDRFGASSSSENSAVDPVTSRTKTVHSSDESPNNDQQHQPHNHTNNIMHDPELEAANLANFRKRQKLIERQMKSIFVYPIAYVSVWLFPFILQCTQFNYERTHGAVIWLNYLGAFMQPFNGFVDSMVFFYREEPWKYTIMKNYEKDNAYRLDNYVRHHSGDSDTVSRRRRLSSYSAAVSSDVQQYSWWRRLLGKLRLPLMGLPTEENITKFQNSYLSSRFEESCSTAQGSGETQPIDSNGTPDFKSLMTKHDFSNLLTGDLAEGEFRSVLDNYSLNFQRRSSHSSQGGKHDTKTIASASNKSSRSRRFSAMDPHEPIPESKEFTPQESHANPRKSSSYAHSKRPSQQRSDRSGSIGEDVELDFLQFLRDGH, encoded by the coding sequence ATGTCTCGTCCCAACTACAAGCGGTGGCTACTCTGGGCCGGCACTTTAGCCACTCGAGAAAACGACCACATCCTGAATCAGGCTGATTTGTTTTCCCACTACCAGATCTCTGTCCAGCGGTCTTTGGCCATCTCCAGCTCGTCAATATCGATATTTTTCTGCTTGGCCGCCATTTACTGCTTTTTGGCCATCGATCCAAGAAGGCTCGTGTTTCGTCACCACTTAATTGCATTTCTCCTCCTATTCGATCTACTAAAGGCTTTCATTCTCTTGCTATACCCGGCCAGGGTTCTCACTCACCCTACGGCGTACGCCAACCAGCGCTTCTGCCAAGTTGTGGGCTTTTTCACCACGACGGCCATCGAAGGTGCAGATTTGGCCATCTTGACTTTTGCATTACATACGTTATTGCTTATTTTCAAGCCTAACCTTTCAGTCAAGGTGCTGAATTCCGGCAGAGTCGAAGGCGGCATGTACAAGTACCGCTACTACGTTTATGGCTTGTCTTTTGTTATCCCCCTATTCATGGCCTCCTTAGCCTACATTGGCGTGGGTTATCAATCGTTTGTGTGTTGGTGTTACCTTCCCCAGCAACCGGTCTGGTACCGGTTGGTACTCAGCTGGGTACCTCGCTATTGCATaatcgtcatcatcatattGATTTATGGACTAATTTATTATTACGTGCTCAAAGAATTCAAGGCTTTGGGAGGAGTCTTTACAACCATGCAACACCACAACACACGGGATTCAAACGTTAAGCCGTCATTTTTCTCATCActcaaattctttttcataAATGTCAAGGATGGCATTTACGACAAATTTTTCGTACCAAACTCAGATCGTTTCGGTGCCTCCTCTAGCTCAGAGAACTCTGCCGTCGACCCTGTGACTTCACGAACAAAAACCGTCCATAGCCTGGACGAAAGCCCTAATAACGaccaacaacatcaacctCATAATCACACCAATAACATTATGCATGATCCTGAATTAGAAGCTGCTAACTTGGCTAACTTTAGGAAACGCCAAAAGCTCATCGAGAGACAGATGAAATCCATCTTTGTCTATCCAATCGCTTACGTCTCAGTGTGGCTTTTCCCCTTCATTTTACAGTGCACACAGTTTAACTATGAGAGAACCCACGGGGCAGTGATCTGGCTCAACTACTTGGGTGCTTTCATGCAACCATTTAATGGATTTGTGGATTCCATGGTGTTCTTCTATCGTGAGGAGCCATGGAAATACACAATCATGAAAAACTACGAAAAAGACAATGCATACAGACTTGACAACTATGTCCGTCATCATAGCGGAGATCTGGATACCGTGAGCAGACGTCGGAGATTAAGTTCTTACAGCGCTGCAGTGTCCTCAGATGTACAGCAGTACTCTTGGTGGAGACGCTTACTTGGAAAGCTTCGTCTTCCGCTTATGGGCTTGCCAACAGAAGAAAACATCACGAAGTTTCAAAATAGCTACTTGTCCTCACGCTTTGAAGAGCTGTGCTCGACTGCACAAGGTCTGGGAGAAACGCAACCGATTGACTCTAATGGCACCCCTGACTTCAAATCGCTCATGACCAAGCATGACTTCTCCAACCTTTTGACCGGTGATCTCGCAGAGGGAGAATTTAGGCTGGTTCTAGATAACTACTCGCTCAATTTTCAAAGGCGCTCGAGTCACTCGTCACAAGGAGGAAAGCATGATACCAAAACCATAGCATCTGCATCAAACAAGTCGTCGAGATCGAGAAGATTCTCTGCCATGGACCCTCATGAGCCGATTCCGGAGTCGAAAGAGTTCACTCCGCAAGAGTCACACGCTAACCCTCGGAAGAGTAGTTCTTATGCCCATAGCAAGCGTCCTTCGCAACAACGAAGTGATCGTTCTGGTAGCATTGGTGAGGACGTTGAACTCGATTTCCTTCAGTTTTTACGAGACGGTCATTGA
- the KIS1 gene encoding Kis1p — MPDSNDFSMVDVSNAVDSIAADSSQNGQPARRRSQIILGDEGDEGEKMQVEEANEPKNPESASNAPPQAPPVPDPSVTVPVDIKWVQGGEKVYVTGSFTGWRKMIGLQKQDEKSYLVTLGLPVGTHRFRFVVDNELRFSDFLPTATDQMGNFVNYIEVTSEHVQMHLKQLEEEQAEQREEEEKSKSRASTSRRSSVSSRGRSNSIFGFTNDEDDMGDGYSRYHEEDNEEAAKKYTYVSDIPPVFEDPKVMEQYYLALEQRSRNRNQSDQGWLYAPQLPPHLENVILNNFNSQDKDNNSGALPIPNHVVLNHLATTSVKHNTLAVASVIRYKRKYVTQVLYAPLQQ, encoded by the coding sequence ATGCCCGACAGTAACGACTTTTCCATGGTGGATGTCTCCAACGCCGTGGACAGCATTGCTGCTGACAGCTCCCAGAACGGACAGCCagcgagaagaaggtcCCAGATCATATTGGGCGATGAAGGAGACGAGGGCGAGAAAATGCAAGTGGAGGAGGCCAACGAGCCGAAGAATCCTGAATCTGCTAGCAATGCGCCACCCCAAGCTCCTCCAGTGCCCGATCCGTCCGTGACGGTACCAGTAGACATCAAGTGGGTACAAGGCGGCGAGAAAGTGTATGTGACAGGCTCCTTCACAGGGTGGAGGAAGATGATTGGTTTGCAAAAACAGGACGAGAAGCTGTACTTGGTAACGCTTGGGTTGCCTGTGGGTACACATAGATTCCGCTTTGTTGTTGACAACGAGCTTAGATTTTCAGATTTTTTGCCCACGGCAACAGACCAGATGGGTAATTTTGTCAATTACATCGAGGTGACCCTGGAGCATGTTCAGATGCACCTCAAACAGCTAGAAGAGGAGCAAGCGGAGCAGcgtgaggaagaggagaaaTCGAAACTGCGTGCTAGCACAAGTAGAAGATCGTCTGTCAGTTCGAGAGGTCGCTCCAACTCGATCTTTGGCTTTACGAACGACGAAGATGACATGGGTGACGGTTACCTGAGGTATCATGAAGAGGATAACGAAGAAGCTGCCAAGAAGTACACGTATGTCAGCGATATTCCTCCTGTTTTTGAGGACCCAAAAGTCATGGAGCAATACTACCTTGCGCTAGAGCAGCGGTCACGAAACAGAAACCAGCTGGACCAGGGATGGTTGTATGCTCCTCAATTGCCGCCTCACCTTGAGAATGTGATattgaacaacttcaactcGCAAGATAAAGACAACAACTCTGGTGCCTTGCCCATTCCCAACCACGTGGTATTAAACCATTTGGCCACTACCAGTGTCAAGCACAATACGTTAGCTGTCGCTTCAGTGATTCGATACAAGAGAAAGTATGTTACTCAGGTGTTGTACGCGCCGTTGCAACAGTGA